One Glaciihabitans arcticus DNA window includes the following coding sequences:
- a CDS encoding GNAT family N-acetyltransferase, protein MPTIAAEKPNQPHVIEMLRLSGEYALSLYPAESCYLLTVGELEEPGTTLFVARDDNTQVVGIAAIVLRGDGSAELKRMFVLESARGQGIAGSLLAAVEAHAVAHSVTVLQLETGPKQLAAIALYEKNGYAHIPGFGPYVGDEFSVCMEKRLA, encoded by the coding sequence ATGCCTACCATTGCAGCGGAGAAACCGAACCAGCCGCACGTCATCGAGATGCTGCGCCTGAGCGGGGAGTACGCGCTGTCGCTGTATCCGGCAGAGAGCTGCTACCTGCTGACGGTCGGCGAACTCGAGGAGCCCGGAACCACCCTCTTCGTCGCCCGCGACGACAACACCCAGGTCGTCGGCATCGCCGCGATCGTGCTGCGCGGCGACGGGTCAGCAGAATTGAAGAGGATGTTCGTGCTCGAGTCCGCGCGCGGTCAGGGCATCGCGGGGTCGCTGCTCGCCGCCGTCGAGGCGCACGCGGTCGCCCACAGCGTCACTGTCCTCCAGCTCGAGACCGGCCCCAAGCAGCTCGCAGCCATCGCGCTCTACGAGAAGAACGGCTACGCACACATCCCTGGCTTCGGGCCGTACGTCGGCGACGAGTTCAGCGTCTGTATGGAGAAGCGCCTGGCTTAG
- a CDS encoding efflux RND transporter permease subunit, with translation MHFLSIFSLRNRALIALVTVVIGIFGGVALTSLKQELIPSLSLPQLFIISTYPGASPEVVNDDVSIPIESAIQGVAGLDGTTAVSNANSSTITASFTYGTDITTAEQKVQLAINRISGQLPDGVDTQVLTFSFSDLPVIQIAVTSDLEPRELANLLENSTLPELRDVEGVSDATLLGATTQRISITPDADELADHGLTTQSIRDALKANGSLLPAGEITEDGKTLTVQAGEKIDTVESLESLPLLGATKSVSIVQPSPIPGVPPTSTETMVPDDAAFVLGDFATVELIDDPVTGISRVNGEPSVTIAVTKSPAGNTVEVSRLVNEMVPDLEEALGGNSTFTVVFDQAPFIEQSIESLTTEGLLGLLFAVVVILIFLLSIRSTLVTAISIPVSVLITFIGMLASGYTLNIITLGALTIAIGRVVDDSIVVIENIKRHIGLGEDKLAAIQTAVKEVAGAVTASTVTTVAVFLPLALVGDVTGELFRPFALTVTIALAASLFVSLTIVPVLAYWFLGSTSRTEDQQLELEEKAGRSYGLVALRGAITGLIVAVIIAGATVGALIAGDLWSDDYIVPIVGAAVVIIALLTALPLLTLRLSRRRLARPLKTVQVQSEDELEKPTRLQRGYLPIIRWTLARPVATLLIAVLVLGGTLALIPFMKTNFLGDSGQNTLTVSQTLPLGTSLEVRDEAAKKVEAALGDVNGVDTVQLSLGSSGGSLRAAFSGGGATSFSLTTDPDVDQPTLQADVREAIAGLDDVGDVAVAAAGSGFASSDIEVNIKASSDADLREAAQAVLDGVKDLDVVAEAASNLSVTQPFIQVQVDRTKAAEEGLTEVAVGGIVAEAMNPSAVGSVVIDEKTLSIYIRNDSAPQTVAEIQDFVIPTRGGDVKLSELATVEQVDGPSSITAIKGIRSATVTITPNSDNVGAASATVTAAVAEVDLPAGATAELGGVTSQQGDAFSQLGLALLVAILIVYVVMVATFRSLRQPLLLLVSVPFAATGAIALQVISGVPLGVASLIGVLMLIGIVVTNAIVLVDLINQYRERGMKVGQAIEYGASRRLRPILMTALATIFALLPLGIGITGHGGFISQPLAIVVIGGLVSSTLLTLIVLPTLYYVVEGRKERKADARREAAHHHGAHVAPVAPDAPVAAHPAPVAARPDVEAPVQPRPAQVTPNQYPTTPAVPPTTPNVPPITPNPAPQPPTIG, from the coding sequence GTGCATTTCTTGTCCATCTTCAGCCTGCGCAACCGCGCGCTCATTGCGCTCGTGACGGTGGTCATCGGCATCTTCGGCGGCGTGGCGCTGACGTCGCTCAAGCAGGAGCTCATCCCCTCGCTGTCCCTGCCGCAGCTGTTCATCATCTCGACCTACCCCGGCGCCTCGCCCGAAGTCGTCAACGATGACGTGTCGATACCGATCGAGAGCGCCATTCAGGGCGTCGCGGGTCTCGACGGCACCACAGCCGTCTCGAACGCCAACTCCTCCACCATCACCGCCTCGTTCACCTACGGCACCGACATCACGACCGCCGAGCAGAAGGTGCAGCTCGCGATCAACCGCATCTCCGGCCAGCTGCCCGACGGTGTCGACACCCAGGTGCTCACCTTCAGCTTCAGCGACCTTCCGGTCATCCAGATAGCCGTCACGAGCGACCTCGAGCCACGCGAACTCGCCAACCTGCTCGAGAACTCGACCCTGCCGGAGCTCCGTGACGTGGAGGGTGTGAGCGACGCGACCCTGCTCGGTGCCACCACGCAGCGCATCTCCATCACCCCCGATGCGGACGAACTCGCCGATCACGGCCTCACCACGCAGTCGATCCGGGATGCGCTGAAGGCCAACGGCTCTTTGCTGCCCGCGGGCGAGATCACCGAAGACGGTAAAACGCTTACCGTGCAGGCCGGCGAGAAGATCGACACCGTCGAATCGCTCGAGAGCCTCCCGCTGCTCGGTGCGACCAAGTCCGTCTCCATCGTGCAGCCCTCGCCGATCCCGGGTGTGCCGCCCACGAGCACCGAGACGATGGTTCCGGATGACGCGGCCTTCGTTTTGGGCGACTTCGCGACCGTCGAACTCATCGATGATCCGGTCACCGGCATCTCCCGCGTGAACGGTGAGCCCTCGGTCACGATCGCCGTCACCAAGAGCCCGGCCGGAAACACCGTCGAGGTCTCGCGCCTCGTCAACGAGATGGTGCCGGATCTCGAGGAGGCGCTCGGCGGCAACTCGACCTTCACCGTGGTCTTCGACCAGGCTCCCTTCATCGAGCAGTCGATCGAAAGCCTCACCACCGAGGGTCTGCTCGGACTGCTGTTCGCCGTGGTCGTTATCCTCATCTTCCTGCTGTCGATCCGGTCGACCCTCGTGACGGCGATCTCCATCCCGGTCTCCGTGCTCATCACCTTCATCGGCATGCTTGCCTCGGGCTACACGCTGAACATCATCACGCTCGGCGCGCTCACGATCGCGATCGGACGCGTGGTCGACGACTCGATCGTCGTCATCGAGAACATCAAGAGACACATCGGCCTGGGTGAGGACAAACTCGCCGCGATCCAGACGGCCGTCAAGGAGGTCGCGGGTGCGGTCACGGCATCCACCGTCACCACCGTCGCCGTCTTCCTGCCGCTCGCCCTCGTCGGCGACGTGACGGGCGAGCTGTTCCGTCCCTTCGCCCTCACAGTGACCATCGCGCTCGCCGCCTCGCTGTTCGTGTCGCTCACGATCGTGCCCGTGCTCGCCTACTGGTTCCTCGGCTCGACGAGCCGCACCGAAGACCAGCAGCTCGAACTCGAAGAGAAGGCGGGCCGCAGCTACGGCCTCGTCGCCCTGCGCGGAGCGATCACCGGCCTCATCGTCGCGGTGATCATCGCCGGTGCCACTGTCGGAGCGCTCATCGCGGGCGACCTGTGGAGCGACGACTACATCGTGCCCATCGTGGGTGCTGCGGTCGTCATCATCGCGCTGCTCACTGCGCTGCCGCTGCTCACGCTGCGCCTGTCGCGCCGGCGCCTTGCGCGCCCGCTCAAGACGGTGCAGGTGCAGAGCGAAGACGAACTCGAGAAGCCGACCAGGCTGCAGCGCGGCTACCTGCCGATCATCCGGTGGACGCTCGCGCGCCCCGTCGCGACGCTGCTCATCGCTGTGCTCGTGCTCGGTGGAACGCTCGCCCTGATCCCGTTCATGAAGACCAACTTCCTGGGCGACAGCGGGCAGAACACCCTCACCGTCAGCCAGACCCTGCCGCTCGGCACGAGCCTCGAGGTGCGCGACGAAGCAGCGAAGAAGGTCGAGGCCGCGCTCGGCGACGTCAACGGTGTCGACACCGTGCAGCTCTCGCTCGGCTCGAGTGGCGGATCGCTCCGTGCCGCGTTCTCCGGCGGCGGTGCGACGAGCTTCTCGCTCACGACCGACCCCGACGTGGACCAGCCGACGCTGCAGGCCGACGTGCGCGAGGCCATTGCGGGCCTTGACGATGTGGGTGACGTCGCGGTTGCCGCAGCCGGATCGGGCTTCGCGTCATCCGACATCGAAGTGAACATCAAGGCATCGAGTGACGCCGACCTGCGCGAGGCGGCTCAGGCCGTGCTCGACGGGGTCAAGGACCTCGACGTGGTGGCGGAAGCCGCAAGCAACCTCTCGGTCACGCAGCCGTTCATCCAGGTGCAGGTCGACCGCACCAAGGCCGCGGAAGAGGGCCTCACCGAGGTCGCGGTCGGCGGGATCGTCGCCGAGGCGATGAACCCGAGCGCCGTCGGCTCCGTCGTGATCGACGAGAAGACGCTGTCGATCTACATCCGCAACGACTCCGCCCCGCAGACCGTTGCGGAAATTCAGGACTTCGTGATCCCGACCCGCGGCGGCGACGTGAAGCTCAGCGAGCTCGCCACCGTCGAGCAGGTGGATGGCCCCTCGAGCATCACCGCCATCAAGGGCATCCGCAGCGCGACGGTCACCATCACGCCGAATAGCGACAACGTGGGTGCCGCGTCGGCGACGGTCACCGCCGCCGTGGCCGAGGTCGACCTCCCCGCCGGCGCGACCGCAGAGCTCGGCGGCGTCACCTCGCAGCAGGGCGACGCGTTCTCGCAGCTCGGCCTCGCGCTGCTGGTTGCGATCCTGATCGTCTACGTGGTCATGGTCGCCACGTTCCGCTCGCTGCGCCAGCCCCTTCTGCTTCTCGTCTCGGTGCCGTTCGCGGCGACCGGTGCGATCGCGCTGCAGGTGATCTCCGGGGTACCGCTCGGCGTGGCATCCCTCATCGGCGTTCTGATGCTGATCGGCATCGTGGTCACCAACGCGATCGTGCTGGTCGACCTCATCAACCAGTACCGAGAGCGCGGGATGAAGGTGGGCCAGGCCATCGAATACGGCGCCTCCCGCAGGCTCCGCCCGATTCTGATGACGGCCCTCGCCACGATCTTCGCGCTGCTGCCGCTCGGCATCGGCATCACCGGTCACGGTGGGTTCATCTCCCAGCCGCTCGCCATCGTGGTCATCGGCGGTCTCGTGTCGTCGACGCTGCTCACGCTGATCGTGCTGCCGACGCTGTACTACGTCGTCGAGGGACGCAAGGAGCGCAAGGCCGACGCCCGCCGCGAGGCCGCGCACCACCACGGTGCTCACGTGGCGCCGGTCGCACCCGATGCTCCGGTTGCCGCACACCCGGCCCCGGTGGCGGCGCGTCCGGACGTCGAAGCGCCCGTGCAGCCCCGCCCCGCCCAGGTCACGCCCAACCAGTACCCGACAACGCCCGCCGTGCCCCCGACCACACCGAACGTGCCCCCGATCACGCCGAACCCGGCCCCACAGCCGCCGACCATCGGCTAA
- a CDS encoding PLP-dependent aminotransferase family protein has translation MASLSARALALLLDRWRDTDKPAYAALAERIRLLVLDGRIALDTRLPAERELAEQLDVSRTTVSATYADLRAAGYLESLRGSGSVAKLPSRGIPAGQQPEPGLLDLTKAAMPATPEIVDAAKRAAEQLPAYLGDSGFDPIGLPVLRQAIAARFTKRGLPTDPEQIMVTIGAQHAIALLSRTLLVRGDRALVETPSYPHAYEALKGAGARLVPVTVTTDVGWDEAGLEQAIQRTSPSLGYLMPDFHNPTGRSMSAELRERTVALAERHGTVLIADETMAELAIDEVESTLPLAAYGPAITIGSVGKTVWGGVRIGWIRAERNVIQRLVRARSAGDLGTPILEQLLVANLLDDFDAILATRKTQLRENRDRLVTLLAERIPEWEVPRVAGGLTTWVNLGAPVSSQLTLAARSVGLQIAAGPRFGIDGAFERFLRLPFGHNAEEMERAVDALAVAWASVGRHPVSVEAGYLAEVV, from the coding sequence ATGGCATCTCTTTCCGCCCGCGCACTGGCCCTCCTACTTGACAGGTGGCGTGACACCGACAAGCCCGCCTACGCGGCGCTCGCCGAGCGAATCCGCCTACTTGTGCTCGACGGACGCATCGCGCTCGACACCCGCCTGCCCGCCGAGCGCGAGTTGGCCGAGCAGCTCGACGTGAGTCGCACCACGGTCAGCGCGACCTACGCCGACCTGCGCGCGGCCGGTTACCTCGAGAGCCTGCGCGGCTCAGGATCCGTCGCCAAGCTGCCGAGCCGCGGCATCCCTGCCGGGCAGCAGCCCGAACCCGGCCTGCTCGACCTGACCAAGGCGGCGATGCCCGCGACGCCGGAGATCGTCGATGCCGCGAAGCGCGCCGCCGAGCAGCTGCCCGCCTATCTCGGCGACTCCGGCTTCGACCCGATCGGGCTGCCGGTGCTGCGCCAGGCGATCGCCGCGCGATTCACGAAGCGCGGGCTGCCCACCGACCCCGAGCAGATCATGGTCACGATCGGCGCCCAGCACGCCATTGCGTTGCTCTCCCGCACGCTGCTCGTGCGCGGCGACCGCGCGCTCGTCGAGACGCCGAGCTACCCGCACGCCTACGAGGCACTCAAGGGTGCCGGGGCGCGACTCGTTCCGGTGACCGTCACGACCGACGTCGGTTGGGATGAAGCCGGGCTCGAGCAGGCGATCCAGCGCACGAGTCCTTCGCTCGGCTACCTCATGCCCGACTTCCACAACCCGACCGGGCGCTCGATGTCCGCCGAGCTGCGGGAGCGCACCGTCGCGCTCGCCGAGCGCCACGGCACCGTGCTCATCGCGGACGAGACGATGGCCGAGCTCGCGATCGACGAGGTCGAGAGCACGCTTCCGCTCGCCGCGTACGGCCCGGCGATCACGATCGGCTCGGTTGGCAAGACCGTGTGGGGCGGCGTGCGCATCGGCTGGATCCGTGCGGAGCGCAACGTCATCCAGCGCCTGGTACGTGCTCGCAGCGCGGGCGACCTGGGCACGCCAATTCTCGAGCAGCTGCTCGTCGCCAACCTGCTCGACGACTTCGACGCCATCTTGGCGACTCGAAAGACCCAGCTGCGCGAGAACCGGGATCGGCTGGTCACGCTGCTCGCCGAGCGGATCCCCGAGTGGGAGGTGCCCCGTGTCGCCGGCGGCCTCACCACCTGGGTGAACCTCGGAGCGCCGGTCAGCTCGCAGCTCACGCTCGCCGCCCGCTCCGTCGGACTCCAGATCGCGGCCGGGCCGCGCTTCGGAATCGACGGTGCGTTCGAGCGATTCCTGCGTCTGCCGTTCGGCCACAACGCCGAGGAGATGGAGCGCGCGGTCGACGCCCTCGCGGTGGCGTGGGCGAGCGTCGGGCGTCATCCCGTCTCGGTGGAAGCCGGGTATCTCGCCGAAGTCGTGTAG
- a CDS encoding YczE/YyaS/YitT family protein produces the protein MTRRIVQLVVGVIFYGLAIALIVRGAIGVAPWDVLTQGIGKQTGLSFGVITVIVSVIVLLLWIPIRQKPGIGTVLNTLLVGPSAELGLALIPEQSELWVRIPLFIAGLVLLAIATGLYIGARFGPGPRDGLMTGIHHRWGVKIWIVRTSIEVVVLSIGWLLGGNVGIGTVAFALLIGPMVNLTIPFFLVPAAVSEKPLEPIKH, from the coding sequence ATGACCCGCCGCATCGTCCAGCTCGTTGTGGGCGTCATCTTCTACGGACTCGCCATCGCCCTCATCGTGCGTGGCGCCATCGGCGTCGCGCCGTGGGACGTGCTCACCCAGGGCATCGGCAAGCAGACCGGCCTCTCCTTCGGTGTCATCACCGTGATCGTCAGCGTCATCGTGCTGCTGCTCTGGATCCCCATCCGCCAGAAGCCGGGCATCGGCACCGTGCTCAACACGCTCCTCGTGGGGCCCTCGGCCGAACTCGGGCTCGCACTGATTCCTGAGCAGAGCGAGCTGTGGGTGCGCATCCCGCTATTCATCGCCGGCCTGGTATTGCTCGCGATCGCGACCGGACTGTACATCGGTGCCCGGTTCGGGCCGGGCCCGCGCGATGGTCTGATGACGGGCATCCACCACCGCTGGGGCGTGAAGATATGGATCGTACGCACCTCGATCGAGGTCGTGGTGCTCTCGATCGGCTGGCTGCTGGGCGGCAACGTCGGAATCGGTACCGTCGCCTTCGCTCTGCTCATCGGGCCGATGGTCAACCTCACGATCCCGTTCTTCCTCGTGCCGGCAGCGGTAAGCGAGAAGCCGCTCGAGCCCATCAAGCACTAG
- a CDS encoding MerR family transcriptional regulator, with protein sequence MDWSIQDIARLAGTTSRTLRHYGDVGLVHPTRIGSNGYRYYDELALARLQRVLMLRDLGLGIPAIKGVIEGQADDARALATHLRWLQREKERLDRQIASVEVTISKMEGGEQLMAEEMFNGFDHTQYRDEVEERWGKMAYADSAEWWRSKSTTEKAEWMSRHEALAADWIAAAQAGLDPSGAEAQALAARHADWLSGIAGTPRNGSRPTKEYFVGLGEMYVADDRFAANYGGTEGAGFVRDAMRVYADANL encoded by the coding sequence ATGGACTGGTCCATCCAGGACATCGCCCGACTTGCGGGCACCACGAGCCGCACGCTTCGGCACTACGGGGACGTGGGGCTGGTGCACCCCACCCGCATCGGCAGCAACGGCTATCGCTACTACGACGAGCTCGCGCTCGCCCGACTGCAGCGAGTGCTTATGCTGCGGGATCTGGGGCTCGGAATCCCGGCCATCAAGGGTGTGATCGAGGGGCAGGCGGACGACGCCCGCGCCCTCGCGACCCATTTGCGGTGGCTGCAGCGGGAGAAGGAACGCCTCGACCGGCAGATCGCCAGCGTCGAGGTCACGATCAGCAAGATGGAGGGAGGTGAACAACTCATGGCAGAAGAAATGTTCAACGGATTCGACCACACCCAGTACCGGGACGAAGTCGAGGAGCGCTGGGGCAAAATGGCCTACGCCGACAGCGCCGAGTGGTGGCGCTCGAAGTCGACGACTGAAAAGGCCGAGTGGATGTCGCGGCACGAGGCCCTCGCGGCCGACTGGATCGCGGCGGCTCAGGCCGGACTCGACCCGAGCGGTGCGGAGGCCCAGGCGCTCGCCGCCCGGCACGCGGACTGGCTCAGCGGCATCGCCGGCACCCCGCGCAACGGATCCCGCCCGACGAAGGAGTACTTCGTGGGGCTCGGCGAGATGTACGTGGCGGACGACCGGTTCGCGGCCAACTACGGCGGTACCGAGGGCGCTGGTTTCGTGCGTGACGCGATGCGCGTCTACGCGGACGCGAACCTGTAG
- a CDS encoding DUF4097 family beta strand repeat-containing protein: MAQEKWLIEDAKTIDIGLVRNLKVSLIAGKVDIIGHDEPTARVEVHSVSGKALRVSIDGDTLEVDHPQMSWDNFLDVFKSFAGTAKADVSIMVPRDIALKFGVISATALISGLTEDASISSVSGEVVIDNVYGDLQLNSVSGEMAVRNHYGAISAKTISGDITATGEIMKFSGNTVSGDVFLDVAGAPDEIVVSTVSGGVTTRLAPGLAAQYRINTVSGRLQLDDSEITGVRGSYTGKYGELDKTWLDFKANTVSGNVSVLHSVSA, from the coding sequence ATGGCCCAGGAGAAGTGGCTGATCGAAGACGCCAAGACCATCGACATCGGCCTCGTGCGCAACCTCAAGGTGAGCCTCATCGCCGGCAAGGTCGACATCATCGGGCACGATGAGCCGACCGCCCGCGTCGAGGTGCACTCGGTGAGCGGCAAGGCGCTGCGGGTGTCCATTGACGGCGACACCCTCGAGGTCGACCACCCGCAGATGAGCTGGGACAACTTCCTCGACGTGTTCAAGTCGTTCGCCGGCACCGCGAAGGCCGACGTCAGCATCATGGTCCCCCGCGACATCGCGCTCAAGTTCGGCGTCATCAGCGCGACCGCCCTGATCAGCGGCCTCACCGAAGACGCCTCGATCAGCTCCGTCAGCGGTGAGGTCGTCATCGACAACGTCTACGGCGACCTGCAGCTGAACAGCGTGAGCGGGGAAATGGCCGTGCGCAACCACTACGGCGCGATCTCCGCGAAGACGATCAGCGGCGACATCACCGCGACCGGCGAGATCATGAAGTTCTCGGGCAACACGGTGAGTGGGGACGTGTTCCTCGACGTCGCGGGTGCCCCCGACGAGATCGTGGTCAGCACAGTGAGCGGCGGCGTCACCACCCGCCTCGCACCAGGCCTCGCCGCCCAGTACCGCATCAACACGGTCAGCGGACGCCTGCAGCTCGACGACTCCGAGATCACCGGCGTGCGCGGCAGCTACACCGGCAAGTACGGCGAACTCGACAAGACCTGGCTCGACTTCAAGGCCAACACGGTCAGCGGAAACGTCTCCGTGCTGCACTCGGTGTCGGCGTGA
- a CDS encoding PadR family transcriptional regulator has product MTPPVFAHGHLRLYLLSLLAESETGMHGYELIQALGDRFGGTYIPSAGTIYPRLGKLEEEGLVTKAADGRKTVYAITATGRAELASRDSELGDIENGVTDSVRRLADEVRSSVNDAMKTLRADLASAARDARTESRQASHTVKVTQGTESRMNLQEAEALLQSFRHQLRSDLRGAVAGDRLGVVTVDVLRARLDAVRSEVLATLD; this is encoded by the coding sequence GTGACGCCGCCCGTCTTCGCCCACGGGCACCTGCGGCTCTACCTGCTCAGCCTGCTCGCCGAAAGTGAAACCGGCATGCACGGTTACGAGCTGATCCAGGCGCTCGGCGACCGCTTCGGCGGCACCTACATCCCTTCCGCCGGCACGATCTACCCCCGCCTCGGCAAGCTCGAGGAGGAGGGCCTCGTCACCAAGGCCGCCGACGGCCGCAAGACCGTCTACGCGATCACCGCCACCGGCCGAGCAGAGCTGGCGTCCCGCGACTCCGAGCTCGGTGACATCGAGAACGGCGTCACCGACTCGGTGCGTCGCCTCGCCGACGAGGTCCGGTCATCCGTCAACGACGCCATGAAGACGCTCCGGGCAGATCTCGCCTCAGCGGCGCGCGACGCGCGCACCGAATCGCGGCAGGCCTCCCACACGGTCAAGGTGACGCAGGGCACAGAGAGCAGGATGAACCTGCAGGAGGCCGAGGCCCTGCTCCAGTCGTTCCGCCACCAGTTGCGGTCCGACCTACGCGGCGCCGTGGCCGGCGACCGGCTCGGGGTGGTAACGGTGGATGTTCTGCGTGCCCGACTGGACGCGGTGCGCTCCGAGGTTCTGGCGACGCTGGACTAG
- a CDS encoding AAA family ATPase, translating to MLTTVAVEGYRSLRSLVLPLGPFTVVTGANGSGKSSLYRSLRLLAAASRDGAIAALAAEGGLSSTMWAGPENGTRAGFPTQGTTRSGPVALKLGFASDDLSYAIDFGLPQPSRTAFSLDPEIKTENIWSGQILRPGTLLTERHGPSVRVRTGDDWLRHELKLAPWSSVLSEVGDARAAPEVLALRETLRSWRFYDSLRTDADAEARQAHIGTRTPVLSASGSDLAAALQTIREIGVAAELDAAVDRAFPGSRVGVDAPDGRFAVSLTQPGLLRPLGAAELSDGTLRYLLWIAALLSPRPAPLLVLNEPETSLHPALLEPLGELIAAASKNSQLIVVSHSAPLIAALGRAGALVHELSKENGETRLVGQGLLDAPRWSWPSR from the coding sequence ATGCTCACAACAGTCGCGGTCGAGGGATACCGCTCCCTCCGCTCACTGGTGCTTCCCCTCGGCCCGTTCACCGTCGTCACCGGCGCGAACGGCAGCGGAAAGTCGAGCCTGTACCGGTCGCTGAGACTTCTGGCCGCGGCATCCCGAGACGGCGCAATCGCCGCGCTCGCCGCCGAGGGCGGTCTGTCGTCGACCATGTGGGCCGGCCCGGAGAATGGAACGCGCGCGGGCTTTCCCACGCAGGGCACCACGCGGTCGGGGCCGGTCGCCCTCAAGCTGGGCTTCGCGAGCGACGACCTGAGCTACGCGATCGACTTCGGACTGCCGCAGCCCTCGCGCACCGCGTTCTCCCTCGACCCCGAGATCAAGACCGAGAACATCTGGAGCGGGCAGATTTTGCGGCCGGGCACCCTGCTCACCGAGCGACACGGCCCGAGCGTGAGGGTGCGAACCGGCGACGACTGGCTGCGGCACGAGCTGAAACTGGCTCCGTGGTCGAGCGTGCTGAGCGAGGTGGGCGACGCCCGCGCCGCGCCCGAGGTGCTCGCACTGCGCGAGACGCTGCGCTCCTGGCGCTTCTACGATTCCCTGCGCACCGACGCGGACGCCGAGGCCCGGCAGGCTCACATCGGCACCCGCACCCCCGTGCTGTCCGCGAGCGGCTCCGACCTTGCGGCCGCACTGCAGACGATCCGCGAAATCGGTGTCGCCGCCGAACTCGATGCGGCGGTCGACCGTGCCTTCCCGGGCAGTCGTGTGGGTGTGGATGCCCCCGACGGCCGTTTCGCCGTGTCACTCACGCAGCCCGGACTCCTGCGTCCCCTCGGCGCGGCCGAGCTCTCCGACGGAACGCTGCGCTACCTCCTGTGGATCGCCGCGCTCCTCAGCCCCCGACCGGCACCCCTGCTCGTGCTCAACGAGCCCGAGACGAGCCTGCACCCCGCGCTCCTCGAGCCGCTCGGCGAGCTGATCGCCGCGGCGTCGAAGAACTCGCAGCTCATCGTCGTGTCGCACTCGGCACCGCTCATCGCCGCGCTGGGGCGCGCGGGTGCGCTCGTGCACGAGCTGTCCAAGGAGAACGGCGAGACCCGGCTCGTGGGCCAGGGGCTGCTCGATGCGCCGAGGTGGAGTTGGCCGAGCCGCTAG